Proteins encoded together in one Panthera uncia isolate 11264 chromosome A2, Puncia_PCG_1.0, whole genome shotgun sequence window:
- the LOC125929957 gene encoding uncharacterized protein LOC125929957, whose amino-acid sequence MEKKVLQPPQSEMKVNIWEIKPPDFSYKLYTSLRFPEKPSRIIKEKQGKEKKVNFPETMLHLPSIRNHPKKPISPEFITTFPHMDSNEVKLMFVKSGKYPIGVYFNPKPHDFRQYQHNLPNFVTTFERDPFGLKFKSRHLSTVHGCQSLKDDKQKNNIERFITYKPHECTWDPQLILPKAPWPIQSASYTRHRRQRDVYSAFMDRVEEKFTQTCKNRWANTSSFVVEHLH is encoded by the exons atggaaaaaaaagtcctgcaaCCACCACAATCTGAAATGAAAGTCAACATATGGGAAATAAAGCCTCCTGATTTCAGTTACAAACTGTATACATCTTTGAGATTTCCAGAAAAACCATCAAGGATTATTAAGGAaaaacaagggaaggaaaaaaaagttaatttcccAGAAACAATGCTTCACCTGCCCAGCATAAGGAATCATCCCAAGAAGCCCATATCTCCAGAGTTTATAACTACATTCCCACATATGGATTCAAATGAAGTGAAGTTAATGTTTGTGAAGAGTGGAAAGTATCCAATTGGTGTATACTTCAATCCAAAACCACACGACTTTCGACAG TATCAACATAATTTACCAAACTTTGTGACAACTTTTGAAAGGGACCCTTTTGGATTAAAATTTAAGTCCAGACACTTAAGTACAG TACATGGGTGTCAGTCGCTGAAAGATGATAAACAGAAGAACAATATAGAAAGATTTATCACTTACAAGCCTCATGAATGCACCTGGGACCCACAGCTGATTTTACCAAAAGCCCCATGGCCCATTCAATCAGCTTCATACACG AGACATAGAAGGCAACGAGATGTGTACAGTGCATTTATGGATCGTGTGGAAGAGAAGTTTACCCAAACATGCAAGAACAGGTGGGCAAACACTTCAAGCTTTGTTGTTGAACACTTACATTAA